In one Acomys russatus chromosome X, mAcoRus1.1, whole genome shotgun sequence genomic region, the following are encoded:
- the P2ry4 gene encoding P2Y purinoceptor 4 codes for MTSAESLLFTSLGPSPSSGDGDCRFNEEFKFILLPVSYAVVFVLGLALNAPTLWLFLFRLRPWDATATYMFHLALSDTLYVLSLPTLVYYYAARNHWPFGTGFCKFVRFLFYWNLYCSVLFLTCISVHRYLGICHPLRALRWGRPRFAGLLCLSVWLVVAGCLVPNLFFVTTNPNGTTILCHDTTRPEEFDHYVHFSSAVMALLFGLPFLVTLVCYGLMARRLYRPLPGAGQSSSRIRSLRTIAVVLTVFAVCFVPFHITRTIYYLARLLKADCRVLNIVNVVYKVTRPLASVNSCLDPVLYLFTGDKYRKQLQRLCRGSAPQPRVTASSLALVTLHEESSSRWPDTYQDSIFPAYGEERL; via the coding sequence ATGACCAGTGCAGAATCCTTGCTATTCACATCACTAGGCCCCAGCCCAAGTTCTGGAGATGGTGATTGTAGGTTTAATGaggagttcaagttcatcctgTTGCCTGTGAGCTATGCAGTTGTCTTTGTACTGGGCCTAGCCCTCAATGCCCCGACCCTTTGGCTGTTCCTCTTCCGCCTTCGCCCCTGGGATGCAACAGCTACTTATATGTTCCACTTGGCATTGTCAGACACCTTGTATGTGCTGTCACTGCCCACCCTCGTCTACTACTATGCTGCCAGAAACCACTGGCCCTTTGGCACTGGCTTCTGCAAGTTTGTCCGTTTTCTCTTCTATTGGAACCTCTATTGCAGTGTCCTTTTTCTCACCTGCATCAGTGTGCACCGCTACCTGGGCATCTGCCACCCACTGCGGGCTCTACGCTGGGGCCGCCCTCGGTTTGCAGGCCTTCTCTGCCTAAGTGTTTGGTTGGTGGTAGCTGGCTGCCTCGTGCCCAACCTGTTCTTTGTGACAACCAACCCCAACGGAACCACTATCCTGTGCCATGACACCACTCGGCCAGAGGAGTTTGACCACTATGTGCACTTCAGTTCAGCAGTCATGGCGCTGCTCTTCGGCTTGCCCTTCTTGGTCACTCTGGTCTGCTATGGACTCATGGCCCGACGACTGTATCGACCTTTGCCAGGTGCTGGACAGTCATCTTCTCGGATCCGTTCTCTGCGCACCATCGCTGTGGTGTTGACTGTCTTCGCTGTCTGCTTTGTGCCTTTCCATATCACTCGCACAATTTATTACCTGGCAAGGCTGTTGAAAGCTGACTGCCGGGTACTGAACATTGTCAATGTGGTTTACAAAGTGACTCGACCCCTGGCCAGTGTTAATAGCTGTCTGGATCCAGTGCTCTATCTGTTCACCGGGGACAAGTATCGAAAGCAGCTCCAGCGGCTATGTAGAGGTAGTGCACCCCAGCCCCGAGTCACTGCCTCCTCCCTGGCCTTGGTGACCCTACATGAggaaagcagcagcaggtggCCAGACACCTACCAAGACAGTATCTTCCCTGCCTATGGGGAAGAGAGATTATAA